A region of Pyxidicoccus parkwaysis DNA encodes the following proteins:
- a CDS encoding cysteine hydrolase: protein MLLDPSTTVVLLIEYQNEFATEGGVLHPAVKAVMAETKMLENTLALVKAAREKGVTVMHAPITFAEGYGELSRHPYGILKGVVDGKAFVKGTWGAQIIDSLAPQKGDIVVEGKRGLDTFASTNLDFILRSKGIKTVVIGGFLTNCCVESTMRSAYENGYDVITLTDCAAATSSEEHKNALKYDFPMFSRPMPSSEVIGMLKA, encoded by the coding sequence ATGTTGCTCGACCCTTCGACTACCGTCGTGCTGCTGATTGAGTACCAGAACGAGTTCGCCACCGAGGGTGGCGTGCTGCACCCGGCGGTGAAGGCCGTGATGGCGGAGACGAAGATGCTGGAGAACACCCTCGCGCTGGTGAAGGCCGCGCGCGAGAAGGGCGTGACGGTGATGCATGCGCCCATCACCTTCGCGGAGGGCTACGGCGAGCTGTCCCGGCACCCCTACGGCATCCTGAAGGGCGTGGTGGACGGGAAGGCGTTCGTGAAGGGGACCTGGGGCGCGCAAATCATCGACTCGCTCGCGCCCCAGAAGGGCGACATCGTGGTGGAGGGCAAGCGCGGCCTCGACACCTTCGCCAGCACCAACCTGGACTTCATCCTGCGCAGCAAGGGCATCAAGACGGTGGTGATTGGCGGCTTCCTCACCAACTGCTGCGTCGAGTCCACGATGCGCAGCGCGTACGAGAACGGCTACGACGTCATCACCCTCACCGACTGCGCCGCCGCCACCTCGTCCGAAGAGCACAAGAACGCGCTCAAGTACGACTTCCCCATGTTCTCGCGTCCCATGCCGTCGTCGGAAGTGATTGGCATGCTCAAGGCCTAG
- a CDS encoding serine/threonine-protein kinase has protein sequence MERSPSPPRSTPIAPQLLQEHLRRGAASREVTLARFISRVATACVFSTLCFGPLLGWPHTTAIIAVIAGYALYYAWVHRRLQKTEPTAALPWFHVALESSLVGILFLVDLFFAGPEMALGAPNYIIAAAAIVASALRSDARLPLFAAVVTAVELVLLYVLLAYPRLPTPIPLMLSPPMLVLRALYIVVVGWLARLIAGQFRGMAEEALRAIRQQELLGRYFLHERLGAGGMAEVFRATYSPEGGIEKTVAVKRILPAYAEDEQFIALFRREAELGAILQHPNIVQVLDVGRLDDTHFIAMEYVDGLSLRQLIKEHGPLPVAAVTYLGAELAAALDYLHRRTSREGVPLNLVHRDINPPNVLLSRIGDVKLSDFGIARAVTHSPVTHLGQVRGKADYMAPEQLLGGVLDGRADLFALGLTMHEALTGRRILHGMEHETRAALMDAVKGLPPPSALRREVPPEVDAIIMALLQAQPRERPQRGNHVDDLLRALPAPVAPYPYGQSKLAQAIRDVLARRAGDTTTPVTRPVPVEAHEEDGRGLDATTRIRPGR, from the coding sequence ATGGAGCGCTCCCCGAGCCCACCGAGGTCCACGCCCATCGCGCCGCAGCTGCTGCAGGAGCACCTGCGGCGGGGCGCGGCCTCGCGCGAGGTGACGCTGGCCCGGTTCATCAGCCGGGTGGCCACGGCGTGTGTGTTCTCCACGCTGTGCTTCGGGCCGCTCCTCGGCTGGCCCCACACCACGGCCATCATCGCCGTCATCGCGGGCTACGCCCTCTATTACGCCTGGGTCCACCGCCGGCTGCAGAAGACGGAGCCCACGGCCGCGCTCCCGTGGTTCCATGTCGCCCTGGAGAGCTCGCTGGTCGGCATCCTGTTCCTGGTCGACCTCTTCTTCGCGGGCCCGGAGATGGCGCTGGGCGCCCCCAACTACATCATCGCCGCGGCCGCCATCGTGGCGTCGGCGCTCCGCTCGGACGCGCGCCTTCCCCTCTTCGCGGCGGTCGTCACCGCCGTGGAGCTGGTGCTGCTCTACGTCCTCCTCGCGTACCCGCGCCTGCCCACGCCGATACCGCTGATGCTGTCGCCCCCCATGCTCGTGCTGCGGGCGCTGTACATCGTGGTGGTGGGCTGGCTCGCCCGGCTCATCGCCGGCCAGTTCCGCGGCATGGCCGAGGAGGCGCTGCGCGCCATCCGCCAGCAGGAGCTGCTGGGCCGCTACTTCCTCCATGAGCGCCTGGGCGCCGGAGGCATGGCGGAGGTCTTCCGGGCGACGTACAGCCCCGAGGGCGGCATCGAGAAGACGGTCGCCGTGAAGCGCATCCTCCCCGCCTACGCGGAGGACGAGCAGTTCATCGCGCTGTTCCGCCGTGAAGCGGAGCTGGGCGCCATCCTCCAGCACCCCAACATCGTCCAGGTGCTCGACGTGGGGCGCCTGGACGACACCCACTTCATCGCCATGGAGTACGTCGACGGGCTGTCGCTGCGGCAGCTCATCAAGGAGCACGGGCCGCTCCCCGTGGCCGCCGTCACGTACCTCGGCGCGGAGCTGGCGGCCGCGCTCGACTACCTGCACCGGCGCACCTCGCGCGAGGGCGTGCCGCTGAACCTCGTCCACCGCGACATCAACCCTCCCAACGTCCTCCTGTCCCGCATCGGCGACGTGAAGCTCAGCGACTTCGGCATCGCCCGGGCCGTCACGCACTCGCCCGTCACCCACCTGGGCCAGGTGCGCGGGAAGGCGGACTACATGGCCCCCGAGCAGCTCCTCGGAGGCGTGCTCGACGGACGCGCGGACCTCTTCGCGCTGGGCCTGACGATGCACGAGGCGCTCACGGGGCGTCGCATCCTGCACGGAATGGAGCATGAGACGCGGGCCGCCCTGATGGACGCGGTGAAGGGCCTGCCTCCGCCCTCCGCGCTGCGCCGGGAGGTTCCCCCCGAGGTGGATGCCATCATCATGGCGCTGCTCCAGGCCCAGCCCCGGGAGCGGCCCCAGCGAGGCAACCACGTGGACGACCTGCTCCGCGCCCTGCCCGCTCCCGTGGCGCCCTACCCCTACGGGCAGAGCAAGCTGGCCCAGGCCATCCGCGACGTGCTGGCGCGCAGGGCGGGCGACACGACCACGCCCGTCACCCGGCCCGTGCCCGTGGAGGCACACGAGGAGGACGGGCGAGGCCTGGACGCCACCACTCGCATCCGTCCGGGCCGGTGA
- a CDS encoding zinc-dependent metalloprotease: protein MWRSRIASRRVWLGAASLALALSTGCGSPTSTPPQAVPEAPDTGKPVQLDGEFVAVPRELGGEQKQQVREKLGSVVDDAGTSFYLAIRRSELGQKWFMTAYLKQNHPGGVALGGASTLGTRVVSFKERNGKLFVLDVDDRKAMSDIFDPEVVVEAYPIVTGYAPFNRARGSEAYVLIDPTAGLNRFGVMGDRYGTQGARFQVELSFAQRFRQLSDGIAFDQVFNGYLDAPQQYAEDFLADNPYSNSGTLALALRRYHESPGFTPTPRPPKDYYFLSSPRFVPNQGGLTEQTPVKWNIHPGMQPIRWHITSSILTVQNDPRFQQYDLVGAVKRGIEGWNSAFGFKALEAVVSDTSGFADDEKNVLIFDTDEGMPFAFADWRTNPNTGEVRGASIYAPALWVALAHEQFTEDAPLLPAAPEPRPAARLSWAGMREERLCELMPAALREAALDDGGSRRAELAPLTKKQRVEAFLTNVVLHEIGHTLGLHHNFKGSLANDGSPGSPPSSSVMDYFDDADAVRLVTPGAYDVAAVRYLYGLSSQLPSQAFCTGSDVGVDPYCNTIDRFDDPLTKFYLPRFHARLDTWMRDTKPISQILRTFDYQVKFPLQFVRAGNAQTQAFAYTQTLAPLRPPLQIPADAPATYVAQADELAWRILARLYLDPAASRGAFTANPPNSPELLPPVIADVKAILLNTDGVRSYTARRTMVDILKVHQTLASYAALNEAHDVLAAQLPSLSGDARLQTADLLARVSAAISPYFR from the coding sequence ATGTGGAGAAGTCGAATCGCATCACGGCGCGTCTGGCTGGGCGCTGCGTCCCTGGCCCTGGCGCTGAGCACGGGCTGTGGCAGTCCCACCAGCACCCCACCGCAAGCCGTCCCGGAGGCCCCTGACACCGGGAAGCCGGTGCAACTGGATGGCGAATTCGTGGCGGTGCCTCGCGAGCTGGGCGGGGAACAGAAGCAGCAGGTGCGGGAGAAGCTGGGCAGCGTGGTGGACGACGCCGGCACCAGCTTCTACCTGGCCATCCGCCGGAGCGAGCTGGGCCAGAAGTGGTTCATGACCGCGTACCTCAAGCAGAACCACCCCGGCGGCGTGGCCCTCGGTGGGGCGAGCACCCTGGGCACCCGCGTGGTGAGCTTCAAGGAGCGGAACGGCAAGCTCTTCGTCCTGGACGTCGATGACCGCAAGGCGATGAGCGACATCTTCGACCCGGAGGTGGTGGTGGAGGCGTACCCGATTGTCACCGGCTACGCCCCGTTCAACCGCGCGCGGGGCTCGGAAGCGTACGTGCTCATCGACCCGACGGCGGGCCTCAACCGCTTTGGAGTGATGGGCGACAGGTATGGAACCCAGGGCGCCCGGTTCCAGGTGGAGCTGAGCTTCGCGCAGCGCTTCCGCCAGCTCTCGGATGGCATCGCCTTCGACCAGGTCTTCAACGGCTACCTGGACGCGCCGCAGCAGTACGCGGAGGACTTCCTGGCGGACAACCCGTACAGCAACTCGGGCACCCTGGCCCTGGCGCTGCGCCGGTACCACGAGAGCCCGGGCTTCACCCCCACACCTCGTCCGCCGAAGGACTACTACTTCCTCTCGTCCCCGCGCTTCGTCCCCAACCAGGGAGGGCTCACCGAGCAGACGCCGGTGAAGTGGAACATCCACCCGGGCATGCAGCCCATCCGCTGGCACATCACCTCCAGCATCCTCACGGTGCAGAACGACCCGCGCTTCCAGCAGTACGACCTGGTGGGCGCGGTGAAGCGCGGCATCGAAGGCTGGAACTCGGCGTTCGGCTTCAAGGCCCTGGAGGCCGTGGTGTCCGACACGTCGGGCTTCGCCGACGACGAGAAGAACGTCCTCATCTTCGACACGGACGAGGGGATGCCCTTCGCCTTCGCCGACTGGCGCACCAACCCCAACACCGGCGAGGTGCGCGGCGCCAGCATCTACGCCCCCGCGTTGTGGGTGGCCCTGGCGCACGAGCAGTTCACTGAAGACGCGCCCCTGCTGCCCGCCGCGCCCGAGCCCCGTCCCGCCGCGCGCCTGTCGTGGGCGGGCATGCGGGAAGAGCGTCTGTGCGAGCTGATGCCGGCGGCGCTCCGCGAGGCGGCGCTCGACGATGGAGGCTCGCGGCGGGCGGAGCTCGCGCCACTCACCAAGAAGCAACGGGTGGAGGCGTTCCTCACCAACGTGGTGCTGCACGAGATTGGCCACACGCTGGGCCTGCACCACAACTTCAAGGGCTCGCTGGCGAACGACGGTAGCCCCGGAAGTCCCCCGAGCTCCTCGGTGATGGACTACTTCGACGACGCGGACGCGGTGCGCCTGGTCACTCCCGGGGCGTACGACGTGGCGGCGGTGCGCTACCTCTACGGGCTGTCGTCGCAGCTCCCCTCACAGGCGTTCTGCACGGGCTCCGACGTGGGGGTGGACCCGTACTGCAACACCATCGACCGCTTCGATGACCCGCTGACGAAGTTCTACCTCCCCCGCTTCCACGCGCGGCTCGACACGTGGATGCGCGACACGAAGCCCATCAGCCAGATTCTCCGCACCTTCGACTACCAGGTGAAGTTCCCCCTGCAGTTCGTGCGGGCGGGCAATGCGCAGACACAGGCCTTCGCTTACACCCAGACGCTGGCGCCACTGCGCCCGCCGCTGCAAATCCCCGCGGATGCACCGGCGACGTATGTGGCCCAGGCGGATGAGCTCGCGTGGCGCATCCTCGCGCGGCTGTATCTGGACCCGGCGGCCAGCCGTGGCGCGTTCACCGCCAACCCGCCCAACTCGCCGGAGCTGCTGCCCCCGGTGATTGCGGACGTGAAGGCCATCCTGCTCAACACGGACGGCGTGCGGAGCTACACCGCCCGGCGCACCATGGTGGACATCCTCAAGGTCCACCAGACGCTGGCCTCCTACGCGGCGCTGAACGAGGCCCACGACGTCCTCGCCGCTCAGCTCCCGTCCCTGTCAGGGGATGCGCGGCTGCAGACGGCGGACCTCCTCGCCCGCGTGTCCGCGGCCATCTCGCCGTACTTCCGCTGA
- a CDS encoding peptide MFS transporter, whose amino-acid sequence MAGEYAQGVMKKERAQAGSPPGLYRLCLAEMWERAAYYGMRGLLVLFLTYKTQGGLGWSTGEALTLYAIFTLLAGLLPIPGGFLADGLLGPHKAVALGCAAMLVGYLLLALPAGPALYLGLGSLLLGSGLFRPSLITLLGGLYPEGAAQRDGGFTLRYLGIHSGAILGNFVCGIVSQLLGWHWGFGAAGAFMLLGLLTFLTVPSGLLKPSPVTASPASESGSRDLAQQNRARIGIIAILGVFMLGVWTCFESSSLSININQTATFSWTLFGMAVPVGMFKNSASWLTVLLAPMLVLLWNVLAARGRSPSPPVKMGVGLLLMPLGFAFMFGAGKEHQLSGQASVAWLLMTHLLVTLAELCISPTVMSMVTRLAPARFPSLTVGSWLLVPVMANWLAGRAVDPQKNLSVLLFTGVAMAAGGVLLLALAPVLERWLRAATTATRPSPAAPEPGPAHPAP is encoded by the coding sequence ATGGCTGGTGAGTACGCCCAAGGGGTGATGAAGAAGGAGCGGGCCCAGGCTGGAAGCCCTCCGGGGCTGTACCGCCTCTGCCTCGCCGAGATGTGGGAGCGCGCGGCCTACTACGGCATGCGTGGGCTCCTGGTCCTCTTCCTGACGTACAAGACCCAGGGAGGCCTTGGCTGGTCCACCGGGGAGGCGCTCACTCTCTACGCCATCTTCACCCTTCTCGCGGGCCTGCTGCCCATTCCTGGTGGCTTCCTCGCGGACGGGTTGCTCGGACCGCACAAGGCGGTCGCCCTGGGGTGCGCGGCGATGCTGGTGGGCTACCTGCTGCTCGCGCTGCCCGCGGGGCCCGCGCTCTACCTGGGCCTGGGCTCGCTCCTTCTCGGCAGTGGGCTCTTCAGACCGAGCCTCATCACACTCCTCGGGGGACTGTACCCGGAAGGGGCAGCGCAGCGGGACGGTGGCTTCACCCTCCGCTACCTGGGGATCCACTCCGGCGCCATCCTGGGTAACTTCGTCTGTGGCATCGTGAGCCAGCTCCTGGGCTGGCATTGGGGCTTCGGCGCCGCGGGTGCATTCATGCTCCTGGGCCTGTTGACCTTCCTCACTGTTCCGAGCGGGCTGCTGAAACCGTCGCCAGTGACAGCATCACCGGCCAGCGAGAGTGGAAGCCGCGACCTCGCGCAGCAGAACCGGGCCCGGATTGGCATCATCGCCATCCTTGGAGTGTTCATGCTCGGCGTCTGGACTTGTTTCGAATCGTCCAGCCTCTCCATCAACATCAATCAGACGGCGACATTCAGCTGGACTTTGTTCGGCATGGCAGTGCCAGTGGGCATGTTCAAGAACTCGGCGTCCTGGCTCACCGTTCTGCTGGCACCCATGCTCGTGTTGCTATGGAACGTACTGGCGGCACGTGGCAGGAGTCCGAGCCCTCCAGTCAAGATGGGAGTGGGCCTTCTCCTCATGCCGCTGGGCTTCGCCTTCATGTTCGGCGCGGGGAAGGAACACCAGCTGTCGGGCCAGGCGTCCGTGGCGTGGCTCCTCATGACGCACCTGCTCGTCACCCTGGCGGAGCTGTGCATCTCACCGACTGTCATGTCGATGGTGACCCGGCTGGCGCCAGCGCGCTTTCCGTCCCTGACGGTGGGCAGCTGGCTCCTGGTGCCCGTGATGGCCAACTGGCTGGCAGGCCGCGCCGTCGACCCCCAAAAAAACCTCAGTGTGTTGCTCTTCACGGGCGTTGCCATGGCGGCGGGAGGCGTACTCCTGCTCGCCCTGGCCCCCGTACTCGAGCGGTGGCTGCGCGCCGCAACCACCGCCACGCGCCCTTCTCCTGCGGCTCCGGAGCCGGGGCCCGCCCACCCGGCGCCATGA
- a CDS encoding HEAT repeat domain-containing protein → MGLLNSMFGGGTSLEISLDGGAIAAGGELTGTVTVRGGKKAAKISSLKVQVLGSRVGGGTDFEHRVLFDGSIAHDVALPAGEPVDFPLSVSIPDDADPSHDYQLTATADIPGVADPSSKVAFTVEGNGAAGEEEEVFNAEGINEVIQRWPALTGHDAEAFSAAIDEMREQLDTLDDYACIAVFARRFEDDNAGIRDSAIWGFAKILGTKADSSDIQPLLALTETDDAELQEKLVSAAGELGPAGEEILEALIRSEHPRIRRYVGFGLPKTGGPRQRELAELLRADSDPDVSSAGIRALGGRLLTDPAVVSELVGVATRADKEVFRTHALFALQDAPEHDAHTSAFPAFEANVTNESSWVRETVAETLPRWPGSESPAVMRLIEALATDRDSGVRCKLMNAFHANCPAHLRPIWERVAAVDADDEVRMFAEQALRD, encoded by the coding sequence ATGGGACTTCTCAACTCGATGTTCGGCGGTGGTACCTCTCTCGAAATCTCCCTGGATGGCGGCGCCATCGCGGCGGGCGGCGAGCTCACGGGGACCGTCACCGTGCGCGGTGGCAAGAAGGCCGCGAAGATTTCCTCGCTGAAGGTCCAGGTGCTCGGCTCGCGCGTCGGGGGTGGCACCGACTTCGAGCACCGCGTCCTCTTCGACGGGTCCATTGCCCACGACGTGGCGCTGCCCGCGGGCGAGCCCGTCGACTTCCCGCTGAGCGTCTCCATCCCCGACGACGCGGACCCGAGCCACGACTACCAGCTCACCGCGACCGCCGACATCCCGGGCGTGGCGGACCCCTCCTCGAAGGTGGCCTTCACGGTGGAGGGGAACGGGGCGGCAGGAGAGGAGGAAGAGGTCTTCAACGCCGAGGGTATCAACGAGGTCATCCAGCGGTGGCCCGCGCTCACCGGGCATGACGCGGAGGCCTTCAGCGCCGCCATCGACGAGATGCGGGAGCAGCTCGACACGCTCGATGACTACGCCTGCATCGCCGTGTTCGCCCGCCGGTTCGAGGATGACAATGCCGGGATTCGGGACTCGGCCATCTGGGGCTTCGCGAAGATTCTGGGGACGAAGGCGGATTCCTCGGACATCCAGCCGCTCCTCGCGCTCACGGAGACGGACGACGCGGAGCTCCAGGAGAAGCTCGTCTCGGCCGCGGGTGAGCTCGGCCCCGCTGGAGAGGAAATCCTCGAGGCGCTGATTCGCAGCGAGCACCCCAGGATTCGACGCTACGTGGGCTTCGGATTGCCGAAGACGGGCGGGCCCCGCCAACGTGAGCTGGCCGAGCTGCTGCGGGCGGACTCCGACCCTGACGTCTCGTCGGCGGGAATCCGGGCGCTCGGAGGTCGGCTCCTCACCGACCCCGCAGTGGTCTCCGAGCTGGTGGGCGTGGCGACCCGGGCCGACAAGGAGGTCTTCCGCACCCACGCGCTCTTCGCGCTCCAGGATGCTCCCGAGCATGACGCGCACACGAGCGCGTTCCCCGCGTTCGAGGCAAATGTCACGAACGAATCGAGCTGGGTTCGCGAGACAGTCGCCGAAACGCTACCCCGGTGGCCCGGGTCCGAGTCGCCGGCGGTGATGCGGCTCATCGAGGCGCTGGCGACCGACCGGGACAGCGGCGTCCGCTGCAAGCTGATGAATGCCTTCCACGCGAACTGCCCCGCCCACCTGCGGCCCATCTGGGAGCGCGTCGCCGCGGTGGACGCGGACGACGAGGTCCGCATGTTCGCCGAGCAGGCACTGCGCGACTGA
- a CDS encoding TetR/AcrR family transcriptional regulator, whose protein sequence is MAKKKRLSGADRRVQLMEVGRGVFASHGYEATSIEEVAQQAGVSKPIVYEHFGAKEGLYAAIVDREMDDLVARMSKSISEGTPRERFEAAVLAFMTYAKEEPAGFAVLTRDSPLATARRGLTRVIDDLAQRVGDIFRSEFERAGYNPKVAPIYANALVGMVTQVGQWWAAEGKSFSIDHVSRHVAALGWMGLRHLPREPDSPGARQGAKRRG, encoded by the coding sequence GTGGCGAAGAAGAAACGACTGTCGGGAGCCGACCGCCGGGTCCAGCTGATGGAGGTCGGCCGGGGGGTCTTCGCCTCGCATGGCTACGAGGCGACCTCGATTGAAGAGGTGGCCCAGCAGGCGGGCGTGTCCAAGCCCATCGTCTACGAGCACTTCGGCGCGAAGGAGGGGCTCTACGCGGCCATCGTGGACCGGGAGATGGACGACCTGGTGGCGCGCATGTCGAAGAGCATCTCCGAGGGCACGCCGCGCGAGCGCTTCGAGGCGGCGGTGCTGGCCTTCATGACGTACGCGAAGGAGGAGCCCGCGGGCTTCGCGGTGCTGACGCGCGACTCGCCCCTGGCCACCGCGCGGCGAGGCCTGACGCGCGTCATCGACGACCTGGCGCAGCGGGTGGGCGACATCTTCCGCAGCGAGTTCGAGCGCGCCGGCTACAACCCCAAGGTGGCCCCCATCTACGCCAACGCGCTGGTGGGCATGGTGACGCAGGTGGGCCAGTGGTGGGCCGCGGAGGGGAAGTCCTTCTCCATCGACCACGTGTCACGGCATGTCGCGGCGCTCGGGTGGATGGGGCTGCGCCACCTGCCCCGCGAGCCGGACTCGCCCGGAGCGCGGCAGGGCGCGAAGCGGCGTGGCTAG
- a CDS encoding fatty acid desaturase, translating to MYLATCGAVFLAAYLLNILTISVGYHRGLAHKAVRLHPALRRVLITGGNWLTGLDPKAWVVMHRLHHEHSDTPLDPHSPVNVGILGIGMEQLRNYKRVIVGLLREEPEYTRYAKDLDFPLNALNRTGRWYLPYVLHGAVGLALGLGIGWLLGAAWFLGMMSHPVQGGIVNSLGHAVGGRNFDTSDNSRNNHLAAWLILGEGFQNNHHRYPASASFSYRRHEVDLGYGACVLLEKLGLATIQRDYLIPRPPSESAVEAQAPS from the coding sequence ATGTACCTCGCCACCTGCGGAGCCGTCTTCCTGGCCGCGTATCTGCTCAACATCCTCACGATTTCGGTGGGTTACCACCGGGGCCTGGCGCACAAGGCGGTGCGCCTGCACCCGGCGCTGCGCAGGGTGCTCATCACCGGAGGCAACTGGCTCACCGGCCTGGACCCGAAGGCGTGGGTGGTGATGCACCGGCTCCACCACGAGCACTCCGACACGCCGTTGGACCCGCACTCGCCCGTCAATGTCGGCATCCTCGGCATCGGGATGGAGCAACTGCGCAACTACAAGCGCGTCATCGTGGGGCTCTTGCGCGAGGAGCCGGAGTACACGCGCTATGCGAAGGACCTCGACTTCCCGCTCAACGCGCTGAACCGCACCGGGCGGTGGTACCTGCCGTACGTGCTGCACGGCGCCGTGGGACTGGCGCTGGGGTTGGGCATCGGGTGGCTGCTGGGCGCCGCGTGGTTCCTGGGGATGATGAGCCACCCGGTGCAGGGCGGCATCGTCAACTCGCTCGGGCATGCGGTGGGCGGGCGCAACTTCGACACGTCGGACAACTCGCGCAACAACCACCTGGCCGCGTGGCTCATCCTCGGCGAGGGCTTCCAGAACAACCACCACCGCTATCCGGCGTCGGCGTCCTTCTCCTACCGCCGCCATGAAGTCGACCTCGGCTATGGTGCCTGCGTGCTCCTCGAGAAGCTGGGCCTCGCCACCATTCAGCGCGACTACCTCATTCCTCGCCCGCCGTCGGAGTCGGCCGTCGAAGCGCAGGCCCCGTCCTGA
- the trhA gene encoding PAQR family membrane homeostasis protein TrhA, which yields MLHQFAAASALGAGGVLVSMAPTPRAAAAAALYAISLVVLFSVSATYHRVDWSPRGRAWMRRLDHASIFILIAGTYTPVALLGVSGAAGDSLLLAIWCGAFVGVLQSLFWVGAPKVLTAALAVAVGWTLVPYLEDARRALGVTELSLILAGGVAYTTGAIAYALKRPDLRPGVFGYHELFHALTLVGAGLHFAVVLRLVRAASA from the coding sequence GTGCTGCACCAGTTCGCCGCCGCGAGTGCGCTCGGCGCTGGCGGAGTGCTCGTGTCGATGGCCCCCACGCCCCGAGCCGCTGCCGCGGCGGCGCTGTATGCCATCAGCCTGGTGGTGTTGTTCTCGGTCAGCGCGACGTACCACCGGGTGGACTGGTCTCCGCGTGGGCGGGCGTGGATGCGGCGCCTGGACCACGCGTCCATCTTCATCCTCATCGCGGGCACCTATACGCCCGTCGCACTGCTCGGCGTGTCTGGCGCCGCCGGTGACAGCCTGCTGCTCGCCATCTGGTGCGGCGCGTTCGTCGGCGTCCTCCAGTCGCTGTTCTGGGTGGGGGCGCCGAAGGTCCTCACGGCGGCGCTCGCCGTCGCCGTCGGCTGGACGCTGGTGCCGTACCTCGAGGATGCACGCCGGGCGCTCGGCGTCACCGAGCTCTCTCTCATCCTGGCGGGTGGCGTCGCCTACACCACGGGCGCCATCGCGTATGCGTTGAAGCGGCCGGACCTCCGGCCCGGCGTGTTCGGGTACCACGAGCTCTTCCACGCGCTCACGCTGGTGGGCGCCGGGCTCCACTTCGCCGTGGTGCTGCGGCTCGTCCGCGCCGCGAGCGCGTAG
- a CDS encoding AraC family transcriptional regulator, with translation MIDPLAEVVTLLQPGAPFSKRVSGAGRWRVRRAEAGRPFYCAVLEGSCRLAIDGRAPMVLQQGDFVLIPSAFDFTVSSLEPPPGRRDTAHVVLPDGEIRHGNPSGPPDVRMLVGYCVFASPDASLLVPLLPQFVHIRGERRLSTLVELVSEESRERRPAREVILARLLEVLLIEALRSTVGTEASPGLLRGLTDERLAVAIRRMHESPTQAWTVAQLAKEAALSRSTFFERFSRAVGVAPMEYLLGWRMALAKNLLRRKEVTVAEVAEQVGYSSASTFSVAFTRHVGLPPTHYAREQAELRQP, from the coding sequence TTGATCGATCCACTCGCCGAAGTCGTCACGTTGCTCCAGCCGGGGGCTCCGTTCTCGAAGCGGGTGAGCGGTGCAGGACGGTGGCGCGTTCGGCGCGCGGAAGCCGGGAGGCCTTTCTATTGCGCCGTCCTCGAGGGTTCGTGCCGCCTCGCCATCGATGGACGAGCGCCGATGGTCCTCCAGCAGGGGGACTTCGTCTTGATTCCGTCGGCGTTCGACTTCACGGTGTCGAGCCTCGAACCGCCGCCGGGCAGACGCGACACCGCGCACGTCGTGCTGCCTGATGGCGAAATCAGACATGGCAATCCGAGTGGCCCGCCGGATGTCCGAATGCTGGTGGGTTACTGCGTCTTCGCTTCCCCGGACGCGAGCCTGCTCGTCCCGCTCCTTCCACAGTTCGTGCACATTCGGGGTGAGCGCAGGCTCTCCACCCTGGTGGAGCTCGTGAGCGAGGAGTCCCGCGAACGGCGGCCCGCGCGCGAGGTCATCCTCGCCCGTCTCCTCGAGGTGCTTCTCATCGAAGCCCTTCGCTCCACGGTGGGCACCGAGGCATCGCCGGGCCTCCTGCGCGGGCTCACCGACGAGCGCCTTGCCGTCGCGATACGACGGATGCACGAGAGTCCGACCCAGGCGTGGACCGTCGCGCAGCTGGCGAAGGAGGCCGCGCTGTCACGCTCGACGTTCTTCGAGCGATTCAGCCGCGCGGTGGGCGTTGCCCCGATGGAGTACCTGCTCGGCTGGCGCATGGCCCTGGCGAAAAACCTGCTGCGGCGCAAGGAAGTCACCGTCGCCGAGGTCGCGGAGCAGGTCGGCTACAGCTCCGCGAGCACCTTCAGCGTTGCCTTCACCCGCCACGTCGGACTTCCGCCAACGCACTACGCGCGGGAGCAGGCGGAGCTGCGACAGCCGTGA